The genomic segment AAACCCAGGCCGGTGACTGAGTCTTGGAATAGATCAACTCAGCAATATCCGGATTGACGATATGGGCTCGTCTTATAACTTCAGATGATCGAAGTTTGGCCAACCTGTTTATTGTTAACTGAACGGGTTCACCGGGCTTTGTGTTGATTAACACCGTCGCCTCGCTTTCGGCCGCAAAGGGCCCACCTCCCATGACAAGAAGGCAGCAGATGCTGACGGTCAACATCCTTACAAAATTACACACTGACAACATAATGGACTCCTTCCTGTTAACGTTAATTACTTGGCAATTCGAACTCTTTTTACCTCGTTGCCATTCATGACCTCAATTACATGATGAGCTCTCGCTCTCCTTGGTGCGGTCTTTTTTACTGCTGTTTTTCCACCCTTAACAGTCTTGAAAACATCCGGAGAGTAGGATTTGAGCAGTGATGTTTTGGTTATTCCTCGGGTGAGGACCGGTTCAACATCAGAGTAACCTCGAAGAGCCAGCTGAATACGACCCTCATTCACTGCAAGGGCAAGTTTCTCCCCCTCTTCAAGATCAACCTCAAGGGTGACAACGGTTACCTTATGTACCTTTTTGTCCGCACTCTCTTGGGCCAGGGTGCCAACGGAGAGGACCAGGATATTTTGCAGCACCGTCTTTGTTATTTGGCTCCGCGTATCGCCAGGTTTTTCAATGGAAACCAGGACATCAACCAAGTGGCCTGGGTGCAGAAAACCGGCTACGCCGATAACATTATCCACCTTAATGGCCATGGCCCTTTTTGTGGGAGTAATCACGGCGGCGAGGCCCCCCTTGGTAAGATCCTGGGGCGCAAGGTCAGAGTTTAAAATAGGCTCGGTGGTAGTCAGGGGGGAGAGGACAATTCGCCCCACAACCTGTTCCAAATCGGTAAAGTGGCCACTGGGCAGGGTCTCCTGCAGATAGGTGGCCATCTGTACATCTTCGCTCCCTATCTTACTACCACGGGACATATCTTTTACTGCAACGGCAATATCAGTCGTTGCCTGTCCTGGTTTTTGTTCCATAACTACGTTTGGGGTGGACATTTTTTTATACACCACAAAGCTCACCGAAAAGGCAATGACAACAGCTATGACAAGAAAAGTGAGGCGTGGAATGTTATTCATCGTTTTACCTCCAGCTGATAAATATAATTTTTGATGGCAACAAACCTATATGCCAACAGGTGGCAGACCCTTTCCTGCAATCAGATGATAGAGGATATAGGCCAAGGTACCACCGGCGATGACAGCGCCATAGGGAATGCCCTCGCGTTGTAAGGTTGAACGGTCTACCCGAAGAGCTGCTGCTCCCACCCCACCAAAAGCGGCAAGAAAAGCGTTGCCCATTCGTTGCAGTGTTATCAGGCAGGTGCTTCGTATGATGAGCATGACTATTGAAGTCAGCCCACCAAGAATTGCTATCACTAAAAATGCGTAGAAGGTGTGAGCAGCTCCAAGAGCTGCCCCCACTGCTGCTAGCAACTTAACATCACCCGCTCCCATTCCACCAAGCAGGTGGGGTATCAGCAACAAGCCCATACCGCAGGCAATTCCCTGCAGACTAAAGAGCACTCCGGCAAACCCGGAGAGCAGGCCATGCACTAACAGGGCGATAAGCATCATTGAAAGGGTAATAAAGTTAGGTATGCGCCGGGCACGGAGATCTGTTACTGTTGAGACCGATAGGGCTATCAATAGTGAGACAAACAGTACTATCGTCAAGGGATCTATTTTATACTGTGGCATACCACCTCCATCCTCTCTTGCTCAATTGATCAGGGTACTGATCATCGTAAGGTTCTAAATCAGTACCCTGCAGACTCACTATGCACTCTCCAGTGCAGTTGCAATCCTCTGGAATGTGGTATTTAGGGCGACACCTACAGCAGTAACAGCTGCAATAATAACAACGGCAATGAGTGCTGCAATCAGGCCGTACTCAATGGCGGTAACGCCGCTCTCGTCCTTTACAAACGTTCGAATCATGCTAAGAGTTTTTTTCATGGCTTCCTCCTCCCTATTTGCTTTTTACATGCCAGCCTCCATAGCCAGCATCATGGATCACCTTCTAAAGGTGAATTAATTCGCTTCTTCAAGGACCAGATCCAACGATGTAACAGTTGAGCCGGGTACCAGTATGATATATCGGGTCAGTACCCTGCAGACTCACTACGCATTAAACAGGCTCATTCTCCAGGGCAGTCGCAATCCTCTGGAATGTGGTATTTAGGACGCCACCTATAATAGTAACGGCTGCAATGATACCAATGGCAATCAGTGATGCAATCAGGGCGTACTCAATGGCGGTAACTCCGCTCTCGTCCTTTACAAACGTTTGAATCATATTAAGAGTTTCTTTCATGGTCTCGTCCTCCTAATCTGTTTTTTAACATGTCGATTTTTGTGGCTGACATCATGAATCCACTCTAAAATTTGATGGGCCTGGATCTCTTTTTTGAGCAAGGATTGACGTACTGAGCTTAATCGGTCAGTAGATCTCCTCTGGTAGCTGAAAAATAGAGCCTTACAGCCTTGTCTAAATTTTCCCTGCTCATCCGGGGTGCTTCCCTTTCAAACAGGGCAATATTTATAAGCTGTTGTAAAATGTCTCGAGGGTGGCAGCCACGCATGGAACGAATTCCACGAAAGTGTTGAGCCAACAGATATTCTGCCATCTCCTCAGAGTAGTTAATATTGTATTGGCCTGCTGAAGCGCGTAGTATTTCGAGAAATTCAGGCTCTGTCGGATCCTGCATACCTATCTTGTATGGAAGACGTCTGAGGAATGCCTCATCTAAAATACTGACAGGATCAAGATTTGTACAAAAGATGAGCAGGGCATTAAATGGCACCTGAAATTTATTGCCGCTTGGCAGAGTGAGGTAATCAATCCGCTTCTCCAGGGGTAAAATCCAGCGATTCAACAGTTGGGCCGGTTCAATCCGCTGCCGGCCAAAATCATCTATGACAAATATGCCGCTATTACCCTTCATTTGCAGAGAGGCTTCACAGATCTTGGTTTGGGCGTTGTATCCGATCTCCAATGAATCCATATCCATCTCGCCGCCAACAACCACCGCAGGGCGTTTAATCTTCAACCATCTCCTGTCAAATTTTATGGACTCTCCGCCATGACCGTTACCTTCCGCCATAGTATGACATTGTGGGTCATAGAGTTTTACCAACTGTCCTTCAATTAATAGGGTTCTTGGAATAAATATTGTGTTTTGAAAACAGTTGGCAATTCGGGTAGCAACTTCCGTTTTTCCGTTACCCGGCTTGCCAAAGAGAAAGAGACCCCGGCCGGAATTGATTGCGGGGCCAAGCAGTGAGTAGAACTCTTCAGAGAGAATTACGCCCTCCATTGCCCCCTGCAAATCTTCCATCCCCGGTTGTTCGTTGCCTATGGATTGCAATACGATACTTTCAAGATAATGATCATAGACGACTGGCGCCGCCCCGATATAGGCAGAAAACTCCATGGCTAGAAGGCCCTTCTGGCGACCTTTTTCTGAGAGGGCATAGACAAAATCATTCACTCCGGCGGTGGAGTAATAGGTTAAGATCAGTCGCTGTTTCATGTCATAGAGCAACTCATCGAACGCCTTTAGAGGAAGGCACAGTTTCTGAGATATTTCCTTGCCGGAAAGCAGGCCGTGGTGAAGGAGAAGCTTGCAGGTTAAATCCTCAATAAAAACTGAATTTAAACCGGCCTCATCCAGATTGGCCGGAGCTTCAGGAAAAAATTGCAACTCCTCTGCGTCCCCCTCTTGGGAAGGATTCTTATGGGTATTAAGTAGTTCATTGAGAGTTCGAGCCATGCAAATACTCCCCGTTGAGAAACACACTCTACTGTGTGAAAATTTTATGATGATTTGACAGGGTTAAAGAGCCTGAAGACCAAACTAACTAAAATCATCGTATCATTTTTAAAAAGCGATGTAAAATCTGCTAGGAAGAATGTTCGTTTTTCTTTTCATCTCTCTAAGTTGGCAAAACTTGGTGAGTAAATGGCCGAGTGTCTCTTGCGGAAAATTCAAATAGTTGCAGTGGCTTAGGAGGGGTGTAGGGGGTTTGCCTAGCATCGTTTTTAGAATTTTGGGAGGTGCAGGCCACTTTTTGCACTTATTCGAATAATTTTGGGGAAAGTGGAGGTGATTAAGAGGCGGGACATCCTCCTCTAAGAGAAGAAGGGGCTAAAATTATGGCTTTGGTCTTTAGGATCGTTTATTGAACATCCATCTGGCAAGTGGCAGGGTGCAGGAGCTTATAAGGATCATTGGCCAGATCTGTGGCCAGACGGTGGCGCTATCTGCCCCGGCCAGGAAAATTTGTCGTAAGCCGTTGACGGCGTATCGCAGTGGGGTGAGGTAGGTGATAGTCTGGAGCCAGTCTGGCATATTGGCAATGGGGGTGGTAAAGCCGCTGAGGAGAACCGTTGGCATAATAAATATAAAGGCACCAAGCAGGGCCTGTTGCATGGTACTGCATATTGCCGAGATAAAGAGTCCAATCCCTACAATGGCCAGGACAAAGACCAGCAGGATTAGGCAAAGGGCGGTAAATGTTCCCCGAAAGGGAATATCAAACCACATTATTGCCCCCAGGGAGAGGATCAGGGCATCAAAAAGTCCTAAAACAAGGCAGGGGATAGCCTTGCCGATAAGGATTTCCGTGCTGGAGAAGGGTGCGACCAATAGTTGATCAAAGGTCCCGAATTCCCGTTCCCGGGCAACGGAGAGGGCGGAGAGGATCATGACCACGATCATGCTGATGACAGCGCCGAGGGCAGAAACAATAAACCACCTGCTCTGTAGATTTTCATTAAACCACGCCACCCCTATAATATAGGGGGCCTGACGAATATTACTGTCCCCCCGTTGTCTGGCATTAAAGACCCCTATGATGGACTGCACATAGCCAAGGCTGACCGCTGCCACGTTAGAGTTACGCCCGTCCGTGATGGCCGAGATGCTGCCAGCGGTTGTCTTGTCAAATTCGCTAGGGATATGGATGATGAGTCGTACCTCTTGTCGATTGAGCATCTCCCTTGCCTCAGTGTTTGAGCTAAGGCTTGTGACAAGGTGAAAATTTTCAGAGCCTGCAAAGAGGGCAAGCAACTGTCGTGACTTTGGGCTATGAGACTCATCGAGCACTGCATAGGGAATTTGGTTTAGATCAAATGTTGCCGCGTAGCCAAAGATAAAAAATTGGATGAGGGGGGGCAGAATAACAATAATTCTGCTTTTGGGATCTCTTAGAATTATTGTAAATTCTTTGCCGATCAGGGTGAAAATGTGTGAAAAAAATGTCTCTATCATTTGAGTCTCCTGGGGATTTTACGTAAGGTAGCAAAGAGAAGCAGGGAGGCCATGCCGCTAAGGATTGCTGCTGCCGGGAGAATGACAGGCCAGACATTACCTGCCAGAAAAATGGTCTGGGCTATTGTTACAAAATATTTAGCAGGGACAAGGTAACTCACCCATTGGATAGGAATAGGGGTGCTGCCAAGGTCAAAGAGCAATCCGGAGAGAAAGAGTGCCGGCAGAAAACCTGCCAGAATCGAGGCCATGGCGGCGATAAATTGCACCCGTGTTATGGCGGAGATAAAAAGGCCTAATCCCAGAGAGGCACAGAGGAAAATAGAGCTGAAGAGGAGGAGTAGGGTCACTGAACCTCGGAGAGGCACCCCGAAAACCGATAGGCCAAGCAGGGTGGAGAGCAGCATTCCGGCAATACCGATTGCAAAATAGGGGAGTAATTTGCCAAGGAGGATCTCATGGGTGCGAAGAGGGGTGGCCAGAATATTTTCCATTGTCCCTCTCTCCCACTCCCGAGCGATTACCAGGGCCGTAAGCAGGGTGCCTATAATGGTCATGATTAGGGCCAGCAGGCCGGGGACCAAAAAATGGCTGCTGTTAATGTTTTCGTTAAACCATACCCGTGGCTGAACGTGCAGGAAGGGGGGCTGTTCGCCCCGCCTTGCCGCCTCTATGCTTAGCCAATTAGCGACAAGCCCCTGCACATATCCCTCGATAAGCCGGGCCCGGTTGGCATCAATGCCGTTGGCAATAAGCTGAATGGCATGATCCTTGTCAAAATTGCTCGGTACCCTGATGATGCCGTCAATATTATTGGCAGATTTTATAGCCTCCTGCATCGAGGTAAAGTATATGGGGCTGAAGTAGCTGGAGAGGTCAAAGCGGGCGGCAAGGTCTCTTGTCTGGCTACTCTCCTTTTCTATGACTACAGCAATGGGCACATTTTTTGGGTCAAGAGAAATTCCATAGCCAAAGAGCAAGAGGAGGACAACGGGCATAAGGATGCCAAGGAGGATGCTGCTGGGATCTCTCTTTATCTGTAAAAATTCCTTGCGCAGAAAGCCGCGCAGGCGCATAAGGGAAAGATTCATCCTATTGATCTCCCTCCTCAACCAGTTGAATAAAGGCATCCTCTATGCTGGGATTGGGGTTTTCGGCCGAAAGGGCATGCTTGCGTATCTCTTTCGGGGTGCCCATTGCCAGTATTTTCCCCTTGGCCATAATCAGGATTTTATCACAAAATTCAGCCTCTTCCATATAGTGGGTGGTGACGATAACCGTCATCCCCTTCTGGGCAAAGGAGCTGATTCGGAGCCAGAACTCCCTGCGGGCCAGGGGGTCTGTACCCGAGGTTGGTTCATCGAGGAAGAGGATATCGGGATTATGCAGGCTGGCGCTGGCCATAGCCAGACGTTGGCGATGTCCTGCCGGTAGTAGGCCTGCGGCATCGTCTCGGTGTTGGTCAAGATTAAACTCTATAAGTGCCCGCTCTATTTTAGCTGTGAGCTTCTTGCCACCCAGGTTATAGGCACGACCGAAGAAACGGAGGTTTTGTATGACACTGAGCTGGGTATAGAGGGAGAATTTTTGGGCCATATATCCCAGTCTTGCCCTGGTTTTGCCTGGGCTTTTTAAGAGATCGTGGCCAGCAATGGTGATTGAACCGGAGCTTGCCCGTAAGAGCCCACAGAGCATTCTGAAAATTGTGGTCTTTCCCGCCCCGTTACCGCCAAGCAGGCCAAATATTTCCCCCCGTTTTACCTCGAAGGTGGTGTCCTCTACCGCGGTAAATTCGCCGAATTTTTTTTGCAGGCCCTCCACCCTAACCACCACCTCCTCTCTTTTTCCACCACTGTCCTCTCCCATCTGAATGAGCTGTGGCGGGGAGACATTTTCTGCCCATATATCCATAAAGGCATCGGCAAAGAGAGGCGGGCATGCCTTTGCCTGTGGGTAGGCCGGACAAAATGTGTCTGGTCTTCCGGTGATGACCCGTAAGCTACCGCAATCTATGCCAACATGGCTGATCTCTTTATCCCGGCTCAACTCTATCATGCTGTCACGGGCTAGTTTTCCCGCAGTTGCGGGAAGTAAAAAGACCCTGCCTTTGACCCGTTCTGTGATCTTGTCGGGGCTGTCATTAAATAGAATTTTTCCCTGATTAAGAATTATGGCCTGGTCGCAACGCATTACCTCGTCAAGATATGTGCTGGCAAGAAAAACCGTCGTGCCCTCTTCCCGGACAGTGGCAAGAATTATCTGCCATAGATCCCGCCGGGAAACGGGGTCTACCCCCACCGTCGGTTCGTCGAGGATAAGTACTTTGGGGGAGGCTAGTAGACAGCAGGCAACGCCTAATTTTTGTTTCATGCCACCGGAGAGTTTTCCGGTAAAGCGCTGAACAAAGGGGGCAAGGGCCGTGCTGGTCAGTATTTTTTCCTGAATAGCCTTTCGCCTGTGGGAGGGCACTCCATGCAGATCGGAGTAGAGGTCCAGATTTTCCTGGACGGTAAGATCCTCGTAGAGTCCGCATTGTTGGGGCATATATCCTATCTGGCAGCGCAGGGCATCGAGATCGGTACAGATGTTGTGGCCCAGCATCCTGGCCTGACCGGAATCGGGCAGGATCAGGCTTGCCAT from the Desulfotalea psychrophila LSv54 genome contains:
- a CDS encoding ABC transporter permease; its protein translation is MIETFFSHIFTLIGKEFTIILRDPKSRIIVILPPLIQFFIFGYAATFDLNQIPYAVLDESHSPKSRQLLALFAGSENFHLVTSLSSNTEAREMLNRQEVRLIIHIPSEFDKTTAGSISAITDGRNSNVAAVSLGYVQSIIGVFNARQRGDSNIRQAPYIIGVAWFNENLQSRWFIVSALGAVISMIVVMILSALSVAREREFGTFDQLLVAPFSSTEILIGKAIPCLVLGLFDALILSLGAIMWFDIPFRGTFTALCLILLVFVLAIVGIGLFISAICSTMQQALLGAFIFIMPTVLLSGFTTPIANMPDWLQTITYLTPLRYAVNGLRQIFLAGADSATVWPQIWPMILISSCTLPLARWMFNKRS
- a CDS encoding ATP-binding cassette domain-containing protein — encoded protein: MAPILEISDLVVRFGSKTALDGISFSAEPGQIIGFIGPDGAGKTTLLRTMASLILPDSGQARMLGHNICTDLDALRCQIGYMPQQCGLYEDLTVQENLDLYSDLHGVPSHRRKAIQEKILTSTALAPFVQRFTGKLSGGMKQKLGVACCLLASPKVLILDEPTVGVDPVSRRDLWQIILATVREEGTTVFLASTYLDEVMRCDQAIILNQGKILFNDSPDKITERVKGRVFLLPATAGKLARDSMIELSRDKEISHVGIDCGSLRVITGRPDTFCPAYPQAKACPPLFADAFMDIWAENVSPPQLIQMGEDSGGKREEVVVRVEGLQKKFGEFTAVEDTTFEVKRGEIFGLLGGNGAGKTTIFRMLCGLLRASSGSITIAGHDLLKSPGKTRARLGYMAQKFSLYTQLSVIQNLRFFGRAYNLGGKKLTAKIERALIEFNLDQHRDDAAGLLPAGHRQRLAMASASLHNPDILFLDEPTSGTDPLARREFWLRISSFAQKGMTVIVTTHYMEEAEFCDKILIMAKGKILAMGTPKEIRKHALSAENPNPSIEDAFIQLVEEGDQ
- a CDS encoding Flp family type IVb pilin, which encodes MKETLNMIQTFVKDESGVTAIEYALIASLIAIGIIAAVTIIGGVLNTTFQRIATALENEPV
- a CDS encoding ABC transporter permease; the protein is MNLSLMRLRGFLRKEFLQIKRDPSSILLGILMPVVLLLLFGYGISLDPKNVPIAVVIEKESSQTRDLAARFDLSSYFSPIYFTSMQEAIKSANNIDGIIRVPSNFDKDHAIQLIANGIDANRARLIEGYVQGLVANWLSIEAARRGEQPPFLHVQPRVWFNENINSSHFLVPGLLALIMTIIGTLLTALVIAREWERGTMENILATPLRTHEILLGKLLPYFAIGIAGMLLSTLLGLSVFGVPLRGSVTLLLLFSSIFLCASLGLGLFISAITRVQFIAAMASILAGFLPALFLSGLLFDLGSTPIPIQWVSYLVPAKYFVTIAQTIFLAGNVWPVILPAAAILSGMASLLLFATLRKIPRRLK
- a CDS encoding Flp family type IVb pilin, whose protein sequence is MKKTLSMIRTFVKDESGVTAIEYGLIAALIAVVIIAAVTAVGVALNTTFQRIATALESA
- the cpaB gene encoding Flp pilus assembly protein CpaB, giving the protein MNNIPRLTFLVIAVVIAFSVSFVVYKKMSTPNVVMEQKPGQATTDIAVAVKDMSRGSKIGSEDVQMATYLQETLPSGHFTDLEQVVGRIVLSPLTTTEPILNSDLAPQDLTKGGLAAVITPTKRAMAIKVDNVIGVAGFLHPGHLVDVLVSIEKPGDTRSQITKTVLQNILVLSVGTLAQESADKKVHKVTVVTLEVDLEEGEKLALAVNEGRIQLALRGYSDVEPVLTRGITKTSLLKSYSPDVFKTVKGGKTAVKKTAPRRARAHHVIEVMNGNEVKRVRIAK
- a CDS encoding ATP-binding protein, which produces MARTLNELLNTHKNPSQEGDAEELQFFPEAPANLDEAGLNSVFIEDLTCKLLLHHGLLSGKEISQKLCLPLKAFDELLYDMKQRLILTYYSTAGVNDFVYALSEKGRQKGLLAMEFSAYIGAAPVVYDHYLESIVLQSIGNEQPGMEDLQGAMEGVILSEEFYSLLGPAINSGRGLFLFGKPGNGKTEVATRIANCFQNTIFIPRTLLIEGQLVKLYDPQCHTMAEGNGHGGESIKFDRRWLKIKRPAVVVGGEMDMDSLEIGYNAQTKICEASLQMKGNSGIFVIDDFGRQRIEPAQLLNRWILPLEKRIDYLTLPSGNKFQVPFNALLIFCTNLDPVSILDEAFLRRLPYKIGMQDPTEPEFLEILRASAGQYNINYSEEMAEYLLAQHFRGIRSMRGCHPRDILQQLINIALFEREAPRMSRENLDKAVRLYFSATRGDLLTD
- a CDS encoding A24 family peptidase, encoding MPQYKIDPLTIVLFVSLLIALSVSTVTDLRARRIPNFITLSMMLIALLVHGLLSGFAGVLFSLQGIACGMGLLLIPHLLGGMGAGDVKLLAAVGAALGAAHTFYAFLVIAILGGLTSIVMLIIRSTCLITLQRMGNAFLAAFGGVGAAALRVDRSTLQREGIPYGAVIAGGTLAYILYHLIAGKGLPPVGI